In Leuconostoc kimchii IMSNU 11154, one genomic interval encodes:
- a CDS encoding type IV secretory system conjugative DNA transfer family protein, translated as MKLFKKDYRAERQFMRESYIRWRGRPWFLWLYGITATIGVIFISLYVTIIVDLLIRVVGPYIQAFKFYMQSGVAQWPEFNDVMNMTATVLNPLNIFTILSRLTLVTSIVLILCLLLLLKKYVFQRIYDWYQLFRDQTRNTNRFAEVREVDKVYKLIPDRNKNFKGRPGQPVLHTQGYTFEFFMIHPFLWAWQWFKRPLGMNSLEFSGVYKKIRPVLLERLPKLFEKQLNVHGGFDGFYWVDTSNTHSKTTGMTRSSKDQMRGYTLIDIIRRAEIKWNIIDTDAKNEDAKMSYKSLRTAGYDVKLLNIMEPSESESWNPLEIAIDYAFDGDWDSANTELRKVVQVIGGSSGEESSHKDIWDSAAESTIQAVMLTVLDIAVRHQDKSMVTISNVLQFINDMNKFTDKEGDGLTKYITNIGKLPRTPARNMIILNAAEYLSATGDTKSSISFSVMNRLNLFASESITRLTTFNTINLTDLGFPRMLKIKFSDRYKGVHVSIHVYESGKKHAIEKDKLTVSQSGTLTYPIHNHLPVSWQIELSLDNDGNSIVMRKQKFTLTGKIVQRKLLNGKIKRDLFSKQPVIQCLVDQIKPQGTTETPGVTLRYSENPMAVFIITPQSNDDFSALASLFISQVFSVNTDIASTITRRKMDSWILYKLNEFSMFPRIPGFTNILTRGLTYGHLVDLYIQTLTQPRLHYSEMETNDINGNTGNWFHILTNDEPTNEALSKQLGEVEVQTESVNSQIGLDRQDRGNRHAQVSKVRLLDAKEISELSPREMITIRTIKRADKKGRSVRPLPIFSTGAYRMPFAYELLGKQYSLDYYTADLNIKAQHNDLKYDDLYHDFVPYFDELDQQVQLEIEEEGAGGNQIDNRQLNTLADDEINNILAKAHQGIETATVQTQQELSDEERYLQWKHDFNPDEPFMTEEQLDNVELRQIVEKSIKMRIPRSNKTEEQNSAVAYLNRGKYLTLSGNNNNGKVLRLLNNEPAYMWEIYKKLNAATTQGEVE; from the coding sequence CGTTGGCGTGGTCGTCCCTGGTTCTTATGGTTGTATGGCATTACAGCAACTATTGGAGTGATATTCATATCGCTTTACGTCACGATTATTGTTGACTTGTTGATAAGAGTAGTTGGCCCATATATTCAAGCCTTCAAGTTCTATATGCAAAGTGGTGTTGCTCAATGGCCTGAATTCAACGATGTCATGAACATGACCGCCACGGTGCTCAATCCACTCAATATTTTCACTATTCTGTCCCGACTAACTTTAGTGACAAGCATTGTACTAATCCTTTGCTTGTTACTCCTACTTAAAAAATATGTCTTCCAACGCATCTATGACTGGTATCAATTGTTTAGAGACCAAACGCGTAATACTAACCGTTTTGCGGAAGTCCGTGAAGTCGATAAGGTTTATAAATTGATTCCTGATCGCAATAAGAATTTTAAGGGTCGCCCAGGACAACCAGTGCTGCACACACAAGGATACACCTTCGAATTCTTTATGATTCATCCGTTCCTGTGGGCGTGGCAATGGTTTAAGCGGCCACTAGGTATGAATTCACTAGAATTTAGCGGGGTGTACAAAAAAATACGTCCCGTTTTACTGGAACGTTTGCCAAAGTTATTTGAAAAGCAACTGAATGTTCACGGCGGTTTTGATGGTTTTTATTGGGTGGATACCAGTAACACACATTCAAAGACCACTGGGATGACGCGTTCTTCAAAAGACCAAATGCGAGGCTACACCCTAATTGACATCATTCGTCGTGCCGAAATCAAATGGAACATTATTGATACTGATGCCAAAAACGAAGATGCCAAAATGAGTTACAAGTCATTACGCACAGCAGGTTATGACGTGAAATTACTCAATATCATGGAGCCAAGTGAGTCTGAGTCCTGGAATCCACTTGAAATTGCGATTGATTATGCCTTTGATGGTGACTGGGACAGTGCCAATACGGAATTGCGTAAGGTCGTGCAGGTTATTGGTGGTTCCAGTGGTGAAGAAAGTAGCCACAAAGATATTTGGGATAGTGCCGCTGAAAGTACCATCCAGGCAGTCATGCTCACGGTATTAGATATTGCTGTACGTCACCAGGACAAATCAATGGTGACCATATCAAACGTTTTGCAGTTCATCAATGATATGAACAAGTTCACGGACAAGGAAGGTGATGGCTTAACTAAGTACATTACTAACATTGGTAAACTACCGCGAACACCAGCGCGCAATATGATTATTCTAAACGCCGCTGAGTACCTATCTGCCACAGGGGATACAAAATCATCAATTTCTTTCTCAGTTATGAATCGTTTGAATTTGTTTGCCTCAGAGTCAATCACTCGTCTGACAACCTTTAACACTATCAATTTGACCGACTTAGGGTTTCCAAGAATGCTAAAGATTAAGTTCTCTGACCGCTATAAAGGCGTTCATGTGAGCATTCATGTTTATGAATCAGGTAAAAAGCATGCAATAGAAAAGGACAAGCTAACCGTGTCCCAATCAGGCACGCTAACTTATCCGATTCATAACCATTTACCCGTCTCATGGCAAATTGAGTTGTCACTCGATAATGACGGCAATTCAATTGTGATGCGTAAACAAAAGTTTACATTGACTGGTAAGATTGTACAACGAAAATTACTCAATGGCAAGATTAAGCGGGACTTGTTTTCTAAGCAGCCTGTCATCCAATGCCTGGTTGATCAGATTAAACCACAAGGCACTACTGAGACACCAGGTGTTACCTTGCGTTACTCAGAAAATCCAATGGCAGTCTTCATCATCACGCCACAATCTAACGATGATTTCTCTGCTTTGGCCAGCTTGTTTATCTCACAAGTCTTCTCGGTTAACACCGATATTGCTTCAACGATTACCCGCAGGAAAATGGACAGTTGGATCCTTTATAAGCTCAATGAGTTTTCTATGTTCCCACGTATTCCAGGTTTTACCAATATTCTAACGCGTGGTTTAACCTACGGGCATTTGGTTGATTTGTATATTCAAACCTTAACACAACCACGATTGCATTATTCTGAAATGGAAACCAATGACATCAATGGTAACACGGGTAACTGGTTCCACATTTTAACTAATGATGAGCCAACTAATGAAGCCTTATCCAAACAATTAGGTGAGGTCGAAGTCCAAACTGAATCAGTCAATTCACAGATTGGGTTAGATCGTCAAGATCGTGGTAACCGTCATGCACAAGTTAGCAAGGTTCGGCTGTTAGATGCCAAAGAAATTAGTGAATTGAGTCCGCGTGAGATGATTACCATCCGTACGATCAAACGTGCGGATAAGAAGGGAAGATCAGTTAGACCTTTGCCAATTTTCTCTACGGGTGCTTACCGAATGCCGTTTGCCTACGAATTATTGGGTAAGCAGTATTCACTTGATTACTATACAGCCGATTTGAACATCAAAGCGCAGCATAACGATTTGAAATATGATGACCTCTATCATGACTTTGTGCCTTACTTTGATGAGCTAGATCAACAAGTTCAACTAGAAATTGAGGAAGAAGGCGCAGGTGGCAATCAAATTGATAATCGTCAACTCAACACGTTAGCTGATGATGAAATCAACAACATTTTGGCCAAAGCGCATCAAGGTATCGAAACAGCGACAGTGCAAACACAACAAGAACTCTCTGATGAGGAACGTTACTTGCAGTGGAAACATGACTTTAACCCTGATGAACCATTTATGACCGAAGAACAACTAGACAATGTTGAGCTACGTCAAATTGTAGAGAAATCCATCAAAATGAGGATACCACGCTCAAATAAAACGGAAGAACAAAACAGTGCCGTTGCTTACTTAAATCGTGGCAAATATCTGACACTTTCTGGCAACAATAATAACGGTAAAGTTCTACGATTACTAAACAACGAACCCGCATACATGTGGGAAATATATAAGAAGCTTAACGCTGCAACAACTCAAGGAGAAGTCGAATGA